The DNA sequence TATCGACATCACGCTGATGAGGAGGATATCATAATGGCAATGAAAATCACCGACGAGTGCACTGCCTGTGGATTGTGTCTGCCGGAGTGCCCGAACGACGCCATCGCCGAAGGGGACATTTACGTTATTGATCAAGTTAAATGCGACGAGTGCGCCAATGTGGACGGTGGTTCACGCTGCGTAGCGATTTGTCCGGTTGACTGCATCATTAAATCGTAACAAAGTCGACGTTCATTACTTGTGCCGTCGACAACGACGGCATTTTTTTTGGGGTATATGTTCACTGGCAAACAAGCCTGGATAATTTTACTACTTGCAGCAACCATCACGTTGCTTCTTCAGAACTCCGGCAATGTCCGGCTGAAGTTCACATTCTTTAGTTTTTCTCTACCGCTACCTGTCTTGATACTGATTGGAGTCGGAATCGGTATCGTCCTCGGCTTCTGGCTCGACCGACCAAAGAAAAATGCCAAATAGCCGCTATCAGTATCTCGAAAATATAGCCACCGCCGATGCTGCGTTTGAAGCCTATGGCGCCACCATGGAGGAGCTCTTTGCCAACGCTGCGCTGGCAATGTTCAATGTCATTGCGCCGTTGAACAAGATCGGCGTCGAATCGGTGCGTGATGTCACAGTGGCAGCCGATTCATATGACGAGCTGCTACACAATTGGCTCGCTGAGTTAGTGTATCTCAAGGATGTTCACGGCGAACTGTATTCGCAATTTAAAGTGAGAATTGAGACCCGCGACGTAATTCAGTTAGCGGCTGAGATTCACGGCGATACGATAGACAGCGTCCGTGAGTACACCCAAACAGATGTCAAGGCAGTAACCTATCACCGTTTGGCGATCGAACGCCGAGAAAATGGATTAGTAGCCACGGTAGTTCTGGATCTATGAAATATCCCGTTACGAAAATACGCGATGGCGTTTGGGAGATTGATCCTTCGGTCAAGAAGGGAATGCGCGTTCCGGCGCGGTTGTATTCGAGCGACAAACTGTTAGCTTCGCTAGATGACGGTGTCTTCGAGCAAGTCACGAATGTCGCCACTCTTCCGGGAATCGTAGGCCATGCACTGTGTATGCCTGACGGCCATTGGGGTTACGGATTCCCAATCGGCGGAGTTGCGGCATTCTCGATCAGCGACGGCGTTATCTCTCCCGGTGGAATCGGATTCGATATCAACTGCGGAATGCGATTGATAAAGACAAATCTGGTGCTCGATGAGATCAAGCCGAAACTGCCGCAGCTTCTGGATCGACTGTTTCAACTTGTCCCGGCCGGAGTTGGCGTGAAAGGCTCGGTGAGTTTGAACAAAAAGGAATTCGAGAGTGTGCTCGTCGATGGCGTGGCGTGGTGCCATAAGAATGGCTATGCCAATGATTCAGACCGCCTCAGTATCGAGCAGGGCGGCAAATTGCCAAATGCCGACCCATCGCAAGTTTCGCAAAAGGCGTTTGATCGCGGACGCGGGCAACTTGGAACACTGGGTTCGGGAAATCACTATCTCGAAATCGAAGTCATCAAACCAGAGAATGTGTTCGATGCCAAGATCGCCCAACGGTTCGGCATCGACCGACCGAATCAAATCGTAATCCTCGTCCACTGCGGTTCGCGCGGGTGTGGTCATCAAGTAGCAACCGACCACCTGCAGGTGTTCACCAAAGCGATGCAAAAGTATGGCATTGAAACAAATGATCGTGAGCTGGCCTGTGCGCCATTTAGTTCGCCGGAAGGGCAGGCGTATTTCAAAGGCATGACCTGCGCCGCTAACAGCGCATTCGCCAATCGACAGATCATCGTTCACAATATCCGGCGCGCTTTCACGGAAATCTTGGGAAAGTCGGAAGGGGAAATAGGACTCGAGACGATCTACGACGTGGCACACAATATCGCCAAGATAGAATCTTACGAAATCGGCGGCAAGAAGCAGAAAGTCATCGTCCATCGTAAGGGCGCAACACGCGCATTCGGACCAAACTCGCCCGACGTGCCGGACAAGTACCGAGATATCGGCCAACCGGTCCTGGTGGGCGGCTCGATGCAGACTGGATCATATCTGCTTGTGGGCACATCCAAGGCGATGGAAGAAACATACGGCTCGACACTGCACGGATCGGGGCGGACGATGTCACGAATGCAAGCTAAGAAAATGGTCAAGGGCTCGGAACTAATCACGGAAATGGCAGAGCAGGGAATTCAAGTGCGAGCAGCATCTTTGAGCGGACTCGCTGAAGAAGTCGGTTTTGCCTATAAGGAGATCGACGACGTCATCGACGCCGTTCACAATATCGGAATATCCAAAAAGGTGGCAAAGTTGGTTCCAATCGGGAATATCAAGGGGTAGAACCCACCCTTCTCGCTAATATTCAATATTCATTCAAAAATCGGAAAGCCATACCCGAGGCAACCCATCCCTTTCGGCTGCCTCGGGCATATTGAGAAGTCTTATCGAAGTGTCCCGCAGTGGGCTGGCCAGAGAGTGCAAGTTGCTGGCGCAGCGCCGCCTGAGAAGATAAACGCAATCAGAGCAACAGCGTCTGAAATCGACACTGTGCAATCGCCATTGACATCGCCGGAAGCCACAGCATACGGCGTTGGCGCTGGACCACCTGCAAATATGAAGCTGATGATAGAGACAGCATCAGAGACGTTGAGTACGGTATTGCCATCGGCATCGCCCGGTGTAACCGCGCACTGTTCATACCACGGGTTGGAGCAGAAGCAGCGCTCGACCGCCGGTGGAGGAGGATCCCACGGACTTCCAAAGCAGAACTGCCAGGCCATACCGTAGTCTGCTTGATTGACGATGCAATCGCCGGTTGCATCAAGCCAACTGGAGGGTTGTTGGGCTCTGGAACCAGCTTATAAAATACACGCAGTCGCTGATTGACAGCAAACCACTATTGTCAAAATCGCCATTAATTCCGCACTCCGCAGTACAAAGTGTCGAGAATGGCCGCACCTCAGCGGTAATCTTCGGGAAGCCAGGCGCAGTCTCGACGCCGTAGTAGTACATCCATTCAACCCAATCATCATCTATTGCCGAGTACTGCCATGCTTTACAGCGCTCGCCGTTGTTCTGTTCATCGAGTGCAAGCGGCGGATACACGCTCTTGACCGGAGCGATATACTCGACACCGACAAAGAACGGTCCCTTCAGGCAGCAAGGGTTGGTGAGTACTACCGTGCCGAAGTTCGGGTAGGCAAAAGTGGCGGCGTCGCAAATCACAATCTGGCGGCACATTTCCAAGCCCGGACCGTAACATTGATGCGACTCGGCGGCGCGGTCATAAACAATGAGATCTACTGTAGCCGGCCACTCGCTGGCGGGTATATCGACCAACGAGAAATTGACTGAGACTGACTCTGAAGGATAGCCCAGACAGTCGTTAAGGTCAAAGTAGATGACTGTTCGATCACCGACCTCGTTGTCAGACTTGTAGGCAGGATTCGAGCCATCGTTGTTGACTATCAGGCAGGTACCGGTATCACTGTCAAGAGCATCGGCCAAAGCAGGGGAATATGAACCGTAGCCGAAAATCACAGCGAAGGAGAGTACGTAGATGAGCCAAAGATTGAGGAACTTCCGCATAGGAACTCCATTTCGTGACGTGGTTCGACTATAATATAGTCCACGTTCATGTATTTAGCAATAGGGAAGTGGCACTCCGTGCCTTATCCACCACCTATTTATGGTTGCTAAGATTTCAGTCTGCTCGTATCTTAATTATGAACGAACACCATCTTAGTGAATCATATACGGAGCGGACGTTATGATGAGACAATTCGTCCTCACGATACTTGCCTTAATGGTGATACTGTTGTTGCTGCCAATCGACTTGATTGGCGGAGCACTCGAGTCCAATTCTTGTCCACAAGGAATAAGTCCGGAACTGAGGTTCTGGGAGATTACTGTGAGAGGGACCGCCAACGGTTCCGGCTGGGCATGGTGCATCAATGGCCCAACTTACAGCGTGTGCGATACTAACGTGACTGGCCTGGTGGCGGGCTCAGGTCCTGCTGAGATAGTCCAAGCTATCGTTGCCAGTATTAATTCCTCGGGATGTGCGGGAATCATCGCGGGCGCCGTTCAAGACTCGACTTTTGCAATTGGGAGCAGTTGTGTACAGGGTTTCGAGTTCTGTATCGGTCCGGCTGGTTCAACGCCGACCTGCTGCATTTCGGAATTGGATCCAAATTCGTGTTCTGTCGACGCGACTTTTGAGCAATTGGACTTCTATGAGTGCTTCATGTGCGGCGACGTAAACAACAGCGGCAACTTGAACATTTCCGATGTGATTTACTTGATTGCTTTCGTGTTTTCTGGCGGACCGCCTCCGCCGTATTGTGTCGGAAACGCGAATGGCGATTGCGTCTTGTCGATATCGGACGCGGTCTTCATTGTGAGCTATATCTTTGGCGGGGGACCTGCCCCAGGGAATTGTTGGTAATAAGCTCTCGATTGGTTCAATTGAGACATCGTGTCCAGTCTGATTGGCAAAAGAGTCAGACTACCGCTACTGAACTAACCCCTTGACAATCTCAAGTCCAGCACTAACTTTCCCGACAATTCTATTCATTACTGCCTCGAAAGGTTACGAATGCTTTGGAGTAAAACATATATACCGACATTGCGCGAAAGTCCGGCTGATGCCGAGTTGATCTCGCATAAAATGCTGATGCGCGGCGGCTATATCCGAAAATTGCAAGCCGGCGTCTACAACTACCTGCCGTTGATGCAACGAGTCCTGCACAAGACAATCAACATCGTCCGCGAAGAGATGGATCGCTCCGGCGCGATCGAAATCACGATGCCGGTGCTTCACCCGGCGGAACTGTGGCAGGAGTCCGGGCGCTGGCATGTCATGGGCAAGGAACAGATGCGGATGAAGGACCGGCATGATCGCGACATGGTGCTGGGCGGTACACATGAAGAAGTCGTGACGAACGTCATTCGCGGCGAACTGCGCAGTTACCGCCAGTTGCCGTTGAATTTGTATCAGATTCAGGTCAAGTTCCGCGATGAAATTCGGCCGCGCTTTGGCTTGATGCGCGGACGCGAATTCCTGATGAAGGATGCGTACACGTTCGATACTGATTTGGAAACGCACAAGGTCGCCTACAACAAGATGGTCGATGCATACTTCGCCACTTTCAATCGTTGTGGTCTCGCTGTTCGCAAGGTCGAATCCGACACCGGCGCGATGGGCGGATCAATGGCGCATGAGTTTATGGTGATCGTTGATACTGACTCCGGGGAAGAAGTGGTGTATTTCTGCAACAAGTGCGATTATGCCGCGAACGTCGAGAAGGCAGAGTCAATCGACCCGAAGAAAATCGCTACCGAAAGTGCCAAACCACTCGAGAAAGTACCGACGCCGGGAGCCGCAACGATTGAGCAAGTGACGGAATTCTTGAAAGTGCCAGCAGAACGATTGGTGAAAACGCTGCTGTATCTTGCCGATGGCAAACCGGTGGCAGCCTTGATTCGCGGCGACCGTCAGATCAATGAAACGAAACTGCGAAATCACTTTGCTTGTCTTGAACTGACAATGGCGACTGCAGAAGTAGTTGAGAAAGTAACCAAGGCGCCGGTGGGATTCGCCGGGCCGATTGGTCTGAAAGATATCCGCATCGTTGCCGATCCAGAAGTCATGTCTCTTACCAATTTTGCTGTCGGCGCGAACGAGAATGAAACGCATTACATCAACGTCAATCTCAAGCGCGATTTCGATGTCACGGAAGTTGCGACGATCCGCAACGCGATGATAGGTGATATCTGTACGCACTGCAAGGAAGGCACGCTCAATGCACTCAAGGGCATTGAGGTCGGCAATACATTTAATTTAGGTCTCAAGTATTCCAAGGCGCTCAATGCCAAGTTTATCGATGCAGAAGGCAAAGAGCAGTTGTTCTGGATGGGTTCCTACGGAATCGGCGTTACGCGCACAATTCAGGCGACCGTCGAGAAGTACAACGACGAGAAGGGTATCATCTGGCCGGCGACAATGGCGCCGTATCAGGTGGAACTTGTACCGCTGACGATGCAGGATGAAAAACTGCGTGCAGCATCATTCGAGCTATACGACCAACTCAATCGCGCCGGTGTGGAAGTCATAATGGATGATCGCGACGAACGCGCCGGGGTCAAATTCAACGATGCTGACCTGATTGGGATTCCGCTGCGCGTCAATGTCGGCTCGAAATCACTTGAGAAGGGCGAAATCGAACTCAAGGAACGCGCAAAGACCGATGTCATTCCAGTCAAGCTGGAATCGGCGGTCGAGACGGTCAAGCAGACGATAGCCCGGCAAATCGCCAATCCCCAGCCATTTTAGCGGCTGACAGGCTCGGAACGGAACAAACCGGCCGCCTTGCGCGTACTTGTGTTGTAAATATTGACTTTACGGGTCCAGGCAGACGGTGCCTGGGCTCTTTTTGGCAACAGATTCAACAATAAAACCACTACTACCTTTTCAGGAGAGGCAGCAGATGATGCTCGTCAGGACCAAACTCGGTCTAAGCTCTATCCATGGAATCGGCTTATTCGCCGATCAAGACATTCCGAAAGGAACTCCGGTATGGGAGTTCACACCGGGATTCGACCAGGAGATACCACGGGAACAATTTGAGAAGATTCCCGAGGCCGCCCGAAACGATTTTCTAAAGTACAGCTATACCAGCAAGAAGAACGGCGGGTATTACATCCTGTGTTGTGATGACGGCAGGTTTTTTAATCATAGTGAAGAACCGAACGTGACAAGCATGCCGTCGGGCAATGGTTCTGAAGATATTGACGTTGCTGCTAGAGATATCAAGAAGGGCGAAGAGCTGACCTGCGACTATCGCAGTTTTGAAGCCGCCTTTACTGAAGAGATGCTGGCGTAGTAACTACTAAGCTACACTTGCCAATGGACGTTCGAAGCCGCACGGGCCGCGATGTAGCTCAACAGCTCAATGTTCCGATTCGTGTTCGGCACAATCGACCCGCAGGTCGGTTGCGGCCATTGGTCTCTTAAAGAAGTTGCAGTGATGAGGCGCAGTCGAGCTTGAATGAGCATTTTTGTCGAGATAGCGACAGGTGAGACAAATGCGTGCGACGGTTATCACATTCTCGTTTCGCAGTGTCTCAATGACCTTCATCAGGGAGTTCAAGACAGCAGTTTGATCGCGAGTCGACAACTCGCCTGCAGCGTCGCGGATTACGTCCGCCCAATCATCCAGCTTGAGCGCCAACCGCTTGCCGGCTGGCGTCAATTTGAGATTGATCGCACGTCGATCGCCTCTGGATATCAATCGAGCCAGCAATTTCTTATCCACTAATGCGGAGACAGCATCACTGATAGTCGCGGCGGTTAAACCGAATTCTCGTGCCAATTGACCGACGCGCCCGAACGAAGTGCCGTGATGAAGCAGAAAAATGAGGATCTGAATCTGGATCGGACGCAAAATCTGTCCCAAATGCGACTTTAGCATACCAACTTAATACCTACTTTTTGTTTCTGCAAGTCAATTGATTGTTCGCACCTTGGTGCCGTAGTTGAGTGCGCTTGCCAGCGTTGGTATCAACCCAGCGTGAGCGGGGCGGGGCACATAATAACAGCGCACATTAACAGTGCAGAACAAGTGTCTAACTATTGGCAGTATTGGGACAGAAGGACGACAATGTGTTGTTATGCAGTAACTTAGGCTGTGATGCCAGGTGTTGGCACACAGGTTGCTTTAACATAGTTCGCCGGATGGCAATTTAGAGAGGAGAAAAGTATGAGATCAAGAATTTCGATTATAGCACTTTCAATCGTTACGATTCTCGCCGCGGTCGGCTGTGAAGAGAAAACCCGCTACATCACGACAGCGGATGCACCAGCAACACCAGTTGGCGTGTATTCGGTAACCGGTGACGGTTACGTCGACGTCTTTTGGCAGGCGAACAACGATGGTGATAACACCGAGGGCTATGGTGTTTATCGCTACAATGGTACAGTCGGCGGCAATGACGAGTATGTACTAATTGGAGAGGTTAGTGCATCTCCGTTTAGAGAAACGTACGGATACCGGGACAATAATGTACAAAATGGAAATACCTACTACTATGCGATCAATGCATACAACGGCTACGGCGAGTCGGACTTGTCAGATCCAGACGCATTTGACACACCACGGCCCCAAGGCAGCGCAGCAATCGATCTCACTAATCTGGACCTGATGCGTGGCGGCTGGGATTTCTCTGAAAGAAGAACGCGAGTTTGGGATTCGATCGACTCGGATATCTTCTTTGAGTACGACTCTGATTTGGATGCGTTCTTCATTTGGAGCAATCACCGACGATCTGTTCATACAATCCTTTGGATTTGCGGACGACATTACCGAAATCAATTGGGGCGAGCCGGAGAAGGCGAAGGTTGGTCAACGTCGGCTGGATGGAGATATCAAGGCATGCATACATCGTCGGAATGGGAGCTTTGGACAGGAAGACAACTCGAAAACTACGCGGCAGTGCGGGTAACAGGCATAGGCAACGAATCAGAACGTGAACTTCGAATGGGCATATCAGACGGATCGAAGTAAACCCGGAACTAAAGCGGGCACGAAAGGAGAGTCCCAGCATGCCGAAATTACCAGAAGGAGTGGTAACTAATATGAAGCGGATTATTCTACTCACGACGCTGATAGCGACCATGGCGATTCTGTTCGCCAGTGTCGCCACCGGCCAGTCGACCATGCGTCGCAATTATAACGACCTTGATGTCGACGTGTGGACCGATAAAGACGACGGTTCGAATTACTACGAAGGTGACGAGATCACCATTTACTTCCGGGCCTCACGCGACTGTTACGTGACGATCTACGATCTGGACACGCGCGGCAACGTAAACCTGTTGTTCCCAGCTGATCCACGCGATCAAAATTTCATTCGCGGGGACGAAATCTATATGATTCCGGATCGCGGAGATGATTATGCGTTGACGCTGGAAGGTCCCCCCGGAAATGAGTCGATTCAGATCGTTGCCACGACCGACTATCATGCCGTGCCGGATTGGCGCGGACCGATGTCGGTGTATGACGACGATTGGGGATTCAAGTACGATGGCGACAATGATCAGTTTATTCAGCGGGTCAATCGCCGCTACTTCCCGGATGATCAGAGCGCTGTCGACCAGGTGGCGTTCTATGTTGCGCCGCGCTACTACTATCAGCCCGAGAAGAACGATTGCTACGGTGATTGCGGACAAGTCTATATCGATTATCCGGACGGATGTGAAGTGTTCGTCAATGGCGTGTTCTACGGCTATGCGCCGTTGTATGTGCCTTCGATCTACCTGGGCCGCCATCGCGTGACTGTGTATTGGGGTGCGAGCATTGTCTACAACGATTGGATTCTCATTGATGCCTGGCATCCGTACTTTGTTTACACGCGTCCGTGGTATGTATACGACTACTGCTACACCAACTGGTATCGCGGACATGTTTGGGATACTTGGTACGACGGTCCGTCACGCTACAAGTACAAGGACAGAGACTTCTATTCTTACAAGAAGCCTGATTCTCGGAGAGGTTACACCGTAGTGTCGAATACACACGGCAAGTATGAGAAGTCGAAGACTTATGCCGAGAAGTCAACTCGAATCGACAAGTACAAGTCGACCTATAACTACGACAAGTCGACCAAGACTTACACGGCTTCGAAAGGTAGAACTTCAAGTTCGGGCAAGCGCAACGACTTCGACGACTACAACAGCCCTAAGAAGTCGACCAAAGGTTCAAGCGGCAGTGACGGCGTTTATACCAAGCCAAGGACCGGTAGCAACAGCGGCAAGACGAATACTGGCACCAACTCAGGTAAGTCTGGCGGCACTGTCAAGAAGCCAGTGAGTAAGGGTAGTGACAGCGGCAAGGGCAGTTCCGGCGACGATGTCAAGAAGCCTGCCAGCAAGGGCAGTGACAATTCAGGCAAAGCCACGCCGAAAGTAGACACTCCAAGTTCAGGTGGCAAAAAGTCGAGTCCGTCTGTTAGCAGCGGCGGAAATAAATCGAGCGGAAGCGCGCCGAGCAAATCCAGCGGAAGCTCCGGAAACTCCGGCAGCAAGGGTGGTGGTAACTCGGGTGGCGGTTCCGGCGGCAAGAAGAAGTAACAACTTCACCATTTGGTGCTTCCTATAGAGCGGGTAGCGGTTCGAACGCTGAAAGGCGATTGGACCGCTTCCCAATTTTGTGTGTGAGCATTGTTGTTGACGAATGAGTAGAATGAAGTTAATCTGGGAACGACTATGAGAAACCGGCAAATCATACTGAGAATTGTACTTTGTGTACTTGTGATGGCTGCATCGGCTCTCGGCGTCTCCCGCAAGCCGAAATCTGGTAATGATACCAAGTCCAAGGTCGCTGACACAGTCAAGCAAAGCGACAAGGCAAAGGACTCAGCGACAAAATCTGCTGTCCCGACGACACCTGTAAGGAAAGACAGCGCTGCTGCAAAGGTGCCGACGCCGGCGAGATTCAATGACTTTCAGGACAAGAACAAGAATGGCATAGATGATCGTCTTGAAAAGACCGGTACCGATTCTAAGAAACCGGCCTCGACAACGACAAAGAAGCCAGAGACCAAGAAGTCCGAGACAAAGAAACCCAGCACGATCACAAAAAATCCTCTCCCATCTAAGAAGTCGAAATAGTACTACGCATACAGCAAAAGAAAAGGCGATGCACCGGTCCGGTACATCGCCTTATTACGTTACGCGAAGTCTCTACTTCAAGTATTCGACGCAGTCACAGGCTGCGCCAGGCGTCGGTCCGCCTGCAAACACATTCGCTATAATCCAAAGTGCGTCAGAAATCGTGACCATGCCATTGCAGTCGGCATCGCCAGATCCAATTGCGTCCGGTGCGGGTGCAGAACCGCCAAGGAACACATAGGCAATCACCAAAATAGCGTCGCTAACAGAATAGGTACCGCTGCCGTTAGCATCGCCAACCAGCCATGTGCAAGATGGAGTCAGGCTCACGTTCACAAGTTCGAGATTCGAGAATTGTGAAAGCTGATTCTCGGCGTCTTTTGCGCGTACTCGATAGTAGTAGGCACCGTCGGTTAGACCGGAGACATGATAAGTCGTATCAGTTTCCGTGTTAGTCAACATCGACTGAACAGAATAGGTCTCAGTTGGAGAAATGTCATCAATCCACAAGCCCGGATCATTCACGAAGCCGTCGCTGACATATCTGAAGCGGACGAGAATGTTCTGACCAACATAAGACGCAAGACTGAACTTCGCTTGCACCCAGTTGGCTGAGGCGCCGGTAATGCCGTTGCCGATGTTGTTGCCATTGGGATTCGTATTGGTCGTAATGTTGCCGGGTAACGTTGCCCAAGTTCCACCGCCATTCGTCGATGCCTCGACGTAGGCGTAGTCCCAGCCATCTTCAAGATCATACCAGGCGTTGAACTTCAGAGAGTCGCCAGCAAGCACCTGCAGGGCATTTACCGCTGTCAACGTATTGTTGAGATTGCTGGCAGTGCCGGAGAAATATGATTTTGTGCCGGACACCGCACGCGTGGTCGACACAGTAAATCCGTCTTCCAGCCAGTTGCCGCTAACGGTTTCGATATTGTCGCTACCGCGAGTATATCCGCTCAATTGCCATACTTCATAACTCTGCGCCGGATTGTCAAAGTCGAGATGGTTCCAGTAGAGATCAAACTCGCTCACGGCGATGTCAGCTTGAGCATAAATCAACGGCTTCTTCGGCGGAACCAACTTCTTTGGCGCTTCCGCCATGCGGGCCAGGAAGAGCTCGGGTCCGAGAACATTCTGCACCAGCGGGGAGATCCGATTAGTCGGCGGCCAGAAATTGTCGGTATCGTTGCCGATTTCGATAGTCACGGCGTAGTTCTTGTTCTTCGTCGTCTGCTCGCCATATCCCCAGTCGTCGCTGGAGCCGTTGACCGGATACAGCAGCTGCCACGGCGGACCGACTGAATAGCCGGCTAACGCGGCGACCGTATCTGCCATCGCGGCGAAAAGATCGTTGTCAGGCGTGTAGATGCGGTCATATCCCCATGGATAAAGGAATAGATCCGAGAAAGAATGCAAAGACAATGTAACGACGAAATTTCTCGACTCGATGAAAGCCTTTTCTACTTGAGTCTCTGGCTCAGAAAATGGCCCGGTTCCACGGTAAGTCTCCGATGATCCTGTGGGAGAGGAGCCTTCATCATCACATCCCCATTGGTATCCATAATTACGATTAAGGTCGACACCAAAGCTGCTGCCATTGTTGCGGCGATTCTTGCGCCACAAACCACCACCGCCCGGTTCGTCTACTTCATTGTAGTAGTAACCGTCGGGGTTCATGCAGGTACTAACAAAGAACTCACGGTTGTTCACCAGATAAGTAACCTGCGGATTGGTGCCATAGTTGTTCGTGAGATAACGCATGAAGTAAATCAGTGCCTCGGGAGTGATGACTTCGCGGGCATGATGCGCGGCGTAATAGTAAAGCTCCGGTTCGCTCTCATCGGACAGCGGGTTGTCGGAGATTTTCATCACATAAATCGGCCTGCCTTCAAGGGAATTGCCGATCGACCACTTAGGGCGAACGATGAGGGGATTGGCTGTCGCAATCGAATCCATCGCCAACTCGATTTCGCTCAGCGTACGGTAACCACCCATGCTCTTACCCGGTTCGAATCGGCTTTGGAAGAACGTTGTCATGTCCGATATCGAGACATCATACTTGAGTCCAGATACTGACAATGCCTGTAGTTCGTCGGCATTGACAATAACGTCAATGAATTTTTCGCCGGTGTAGACCTCGTCAAGGCTGAGCGCCTTCAACGCAAGATAGTCAGCGCGCGTTTCAATGGTGACCCGCGCCTGCTGGAATTTCTCGGCGGCTTGAATTTGATTTGTGAATGATGCCCAGATCAACGCTGCAAGTAGACAAGCAGCAATAGTCCGATGGATGATCATCTGGATGGCTCCTTCGCGTGGTGAAGTACAATCAACGCCGCTGCTCGTGCGGCTGAT is a window from the bacterium genome containing:
- a CDS encoding dockerin type I repeat-containing protein; the encoded protein is MAWQFCFGSPWDPPPPAVERCFCSNPWYEQCAVTPGDADGNTVLNVSDAVSIISFIFAGGPAPTPYAVASGDVNGDCTVSISDAVALIAFIFSGGAAPATCTLWPAHCGTLR
- a CDS encoding archease, giving the protein MPNSRYQYLENIATADAAFEAYGATMEELFANAALAMFNVIAPLNKIGVESVRDVTVAADSYDELLHNWLAELVYLKDVHGELYSQFKVRIETRDVIQLAAEIHGDTIDSVREYTQTDVKAVTYHRLAIERRENGLVATVVLDL
- a CDS encoding proline--tRNA ligase — translated: MLWSKTYIPTLRESPADAELISHKMLMRGGYIRKLQAGVYNYLPLMQRVLHKTINIVREEMDRSGAIEITMPVLHPAELWQESGRWHVMGKEQMRMKDRHDRDMVLGGTHEEVVTNVIRGELRSYRQLPLNLYQIQVKFRDEIRPRFGLMRGREFLMKDAYTFDTDLETHKVAYNKMVDAYFATFNRCGLAVRKVESDTGAMGGSMAHEFMVIVDTDSGEEVVYFCNKCDYAANVEKAESIDPKKIATESAKPLEKVPTPGAATIEQVTEFLKVPAERLVKTLLYLADGKPVAALIRGDRQINETKLRNHFACLELTMATAEVVEKVTKAPVGFAGPIGLKDIRIVADPEVMSLTNFAVGANENETHYINVNLKRDFDVTEVATIRNAMIGDICTHCKEGTLNALKGIEVGNTFNLGLKYSKALNAKFIDAEGKEQLFWMGSYGIGVTRTIQATVEKYNDEKGIIWPATMAPYQVELVPLTMQDEKLRAASFELYDQLNRAGVEVIMDDRDERAGVKFNDADLIGIPLRVNVGSKSLEKGEIELKERAKTDVIPVKLESAVETVKQTIARQIANPQPF
- a CDS encoding winged helix-turn-helix transcriptional regulator; the encoded protein is MLKSHLGQILRPIQIQILIFLLHHGTSFGRVGQLAREFGLTAATISDAVSALVDKKLLARLISRGDRRAINLKLTPAGKRLALKLDDWADVIRDAAGELSTRDQTAVLNSLMKVIETLRNENVITVARICLTCRYLDKNAHSSSTAPHHCNFFKRPMAATDLRVDCAEHESEH
- a CDS encoding SET domain-containing protein, coding for MMLVRTKLGLSSIHGIGLFADQDIPKGTPVWEFTPGFDQEIPREQFEKIPEAARNDFLKYSYTSKKNGGYYILCCDDGRFFNHSEEPNVTSMPSGNGSEDIDVAARDIKKGEELTCDYRSFEAAFTEEMLA
- a CDS encoding RtcB family protein → MKYPVTKIRDGVWEIDPSVKKGMRVPARLYSSDKLLASLDDGVFEQVTNVATLPGIVGHALCMPDGHWGYGFPIGGVAAFSISDGVISPGGIGFDINCGMRLIKTNLVLDEIKPKLPQLLDRLFQLVPAGVGVKGSVSLNKKEFESVLVDGVAWCHKNGYANDSDRLSIEQGGKLPNADPSQVSQKAFDRGRGQLGTLGSGNHYLEIEVIKPENVFDAKIAQRFGIDRPNQIVILVHCGSRGCGHQVATDHLQVFTKAMQKYGIETNDRELACAPFSSPEGQAYFKGMTCAANSAFANRQIIVHNIRRAFTEILGKSEGEIGLETIYDVAHNIAKIESYEIGGKKQKVIVHRKGATRAFGPNSPDVPDKYRDIGQPVLVGGSMQTGSYLLVGTSKAMEETYGSTLHGSGRTMSRMQAKKMVKGSELITEMAEQGIQVRAASLSGLAEEVGFAYKEIDDVIDAVHNIGISKKVAKLVPIGNIKG
- a CDS encoding DUF4384 domain-containing protein — encoded protein: MPKLPEGVVTNMKRIILLTTLIATMAILFASVATGQSTMRRNYNDLDVDVWTDKDDGSNYYEGDEITIYFRASRDCYVTIYDLDTRGNVNLLFPADPRDQNFIRGDEIYMIPDRGDDYALTLEGPPGNESIQIVATTDYHAVPDWRGPMSVYDDDWGFKYDGDNDQFIQRVNRRYFPDDQSAVDQVAFYVAPRYYYQPEKNDCYGDCGQVYIDYPDGCEVFVNGVFYGYAPLYVPSIYLGRHRVTVYWGASIVYNDWILIDAWHPYFVYTRPWYVYDYCYTNWYRGHVWDTWYDGPSRYKYKDRDFYSYKKPDSRRGYTVVSNTHGKYEKSKTYAEKSTRIDKYKSTYNYDKSTKTYTASKGRTSSSGKRNDFDDYNSPKKSTKGSSGSDGVYTKPRTGSNSGKTNTGTNSGKSGGTVKKPVSKGSDSGKGSSGDDVKKPASKGSDNSGKATPKVDTPSSGGKKSSPSVSSGGNKSSGSAPSKSSGSSGNSGSKGGGNSGGGSGGKKK
- a CDS encoding 4Fe-4S binding protein, with amino-acid sequence MAMKITDECTACGLCLPECPNDAIAEGDIYVIDQVKCDECANVDGGSRCVAICPVDCIIKS
- a CDS encoding LapA family protein, with amino-acid sequence MFTGKQAWIILLLAATITLLLQNSGNVRLKFTFFSFSLPLPVLILIGVGIGIVLGFWLDRPKKNAK